DNA sequence from the Chryseobacterium indicum genome:
AAGCGAAATTATTATACGATGAGATCGACAGCAATCCTTTATTTGAAACATTCTGCGTAAAAGAAGACCGTTCTTTAATGAATGTATCTTTCAAAATTACAGACGAGAGCAAAAAAGAAGAATTTGATGCGGCATGGAAAGCTGCGGGAATCAGCGGACTGAACGGACACAGAAGTCTGGGAGGTTACAGAGCTAGTTTGTACAATGCTTTACCGATTGAAAGCGTACATGTTTTGGTAGATGTTATGAAATCCATAAAATAATATAAATTATTAAATTTCAAATACTTAACAAATATTTAATGTTATTTTAAATTTTCTTAATTTGCGAGACTGTTTAAATTTTGAACCATTAAATATTTAAGTCAAAATAAAACCATGAAAGTTTTAGCCAACGACGGAATTTCGAAAACAGGAGAACAGGCACTTAAAGATGCCGGAATAGAAGTTCTGGACAACAGAGTTGCACAGGATCACGTCATTAATTTCATCAACGAGAATAACGTGGATGTTCTTTTGGTAAGAAGCGCTACCAAAGTAAGACAGGATCTCATTGATGCCTGTCCAAGTCTTAAAATTATCGGAAGAGGCGGAATCGGGATGGATAATATCGACGTAGAATACGCTATTGACAAAGGAATCTACATCATCAATACGCCGACTGCATCCTCTAAATCGGTTGCAGAATTGGTGTTTGCACATTTCTTTTCACTGGCAAGATTTCTTCATGAATCCAACAGGCTAATGCCTTTGGAAGGAGAAACCCACTTCAACGCGATGAAAAAATCCTTCTCGAAAGCATACGAACTTTCAGGAAAAACATTGGGTGTTATCGGCTTTGGAAGTATCGGGCAGGAAGTTGCAAAAATGGGAATCTCTCTGGGAATGAAAGTGAAAGTGCTTACCAGAAAACCTAAAACCAAAGTCCTTTCGCTGGAATTTTTCGACGGACAGTCTGTTAATTTCGAAATTACTTCCACCAATGATATGGATGAATTCTTAAAAGATGCAGATTTCATCAGTCTCAATACGCCGAAAACAAACGAATATATCATAGACACGCCACAGTTTGAAAAAATGAAAGACGGAGTCTACATTGTAAATACTGCAAGAGGAGGTGTAATGAATGAAGTTTCCCTGATAGACTTCATCGAATCCGGAAAAGTTGCCGGAGCCGCACTGGATGTTTTTGAAAAAGAACCCACTCCGGAAGTGCTTTTGCTGATGAATCCTTCGCTTTCCCTTTCTCCGCACGTAGGCGGAAATACCGTGGATGCACAGGAAAAAATCGGACTCGAGCTTGCAGAACAGATTATTAAGATTAAAGAAACTATAAACTAAAATATGCCTATTTTTAAACCTTTTCGTGGAATAAGACCTCATAAAGACTATGAGAGCACCTTCCCTACTCATCCTCTGGACAATTTTACGCAGGAAGAGATCGCGGAAAAAGCTCAGGTGGAAGACACTTACATCAACATGATAAAGCCTTATGTCGTAAGTAAATCCAAAGATATCGACAGGAATTTAAGGAAGATCCGGTCGACTTTTGAAGAATTGATGGAAGAGAAAAAACTCGTTCAGGACAATTCTGCCTACTATCTTTATGAACAGATTTATCCCAACAAACAGGTTTTCAGAGGGCTTCTCGGTTTAGCGAGTATCGAAGATTTCTGGAACGGAAAAATCAAGAGACACGAAAGTACCATTCCCCAGAAAAAAGAAAAACTGGCTCATTATCTTGAAAAAGTGAATCTTCAGGCAGAACCTGTACTTCTTACCTATCCTGCAAATTCGAAAATCGAATTGCTGATGAACCATGAGGAGAAAAACGTTCCGATCTTCAATCATGTGGATACCAAAGGAATCCGTCATAAAATCTGGAGAATCGATAACCGTTTAAAATTGCAGCAGTTTAAGGAAGTGATCGATCAGATCGATTCTTTTTACATTGCAGACGGACACCACAGAATTGGTTCCACTGCACTGAACGCCAAACATCAGAAAGAAAAAAACAAAAGACATAACGGAACGGAACATTACAATTTCGTGTACAGCTTTATCGTTTCCAACCAGTCGATAAAAATCCACGATTACAACAGAATATTAACCGATCTTAACGGTCTTTCGAACGAAGAATTTTTAAAGGAACTGGAAAAATATTTCCTGATCCACGAAAAAGGAGAAACGGCATATTTTCCTTCCCAGAAATTCCACATTTCGATGTATATGGACGGTAAATTTTATTCGCTTCACGTAAAGCACGACCTCCGTTCTCAGGAAATGTCTCTGGATAATCTGGATCATCATCTTTTAGACAAATACATTTTTAAAGATATTTTAAAAATTGAAGATCCGGACAGCTCGGAGAAAATTTCTTACGTAAAAGGAACATCAAGCATTGAAGGAATCAACCAGCTTAAAGAAAAAGTAGACAACGGAGAAGGAAAAGCAGGATTCGGGATCTACCCTGTAAGTTTTAATGATATGATTAAAATTTCAGACCTGAAACTCAGCATGCCTCCGAAATGTACATTCATTGAGCCTAAATTGGTTACCGCGTTATTAATGTACGATATGAAACCTTAATCAGTTAACTTTATTCAATATAATTCTTTCGATTAACGCTAAGATTGCAAAGAGGTATTCAAAATTTTGAAATATTTTCCGTTCGCAAAGGCACTTCGTTCAGCAAATGAAGCCTTTGCTGAGTTATACGCCCTTGCGAGCGGACAATTAAAGTTATACATAAAAATCCTCGTGTCCATTGCGTTAAAATAATTAACTGCGGGTTTCTTAATCCGAATTTAGATTATATTACTATTTTTTCCCTACTTTTATCTGCGGAAAAGAAAAGGTAAATAAAAAATGAAAAAAATATTCATTATCATTCCACTCTTTTTGGGTGGATTTTTATTTTCTCAAAAAAAACCTCTGAAAAAACCGGTTAAGAAAACTGCTGTCGGCGAAAAATTCAATTACCACGATGAATTTAAAAAGATTTCCGACGAAATCATGACCAACGGAACGGCGTATGAAAATCTGGGACAGCTTACCAAAGGCATCGGTCCGCGTTTCAGCGCAACGCCGGGTTACATGAGAGCGGTAGACTGGGCAGAAAAAAAGCTTAAAGAAATCGGGATCGATATGATCTGGAGAATGGAAGCCAAAGCTCCGGTCTGGATCAGAGGAAAAGAATCTTTACAGATAAAAACCACTAACGGAGACTGGAAAAACATCAGAATGCTTTCTTTCGGAAATTCTGAAGGAACGGGCGGAAAAGATCTTACAGGAGAAATTGTCTTAATCAATTCCGCTTCAGACCTTAATGCCATGTCTGTCGGACAGCTCAAAGATAAAATCGTTTTTGTAAATCTTCCGATGGATCCGAAGATCATCAATACCAGCGATTCTTATTTAATCACTGCAAAATCCAAACTTATTTCCGCTTCCGTCATTGCTAAAACGGGAGCAAAAGCATTAATTATAAGATCATTAACAACGGCTTCAGACGATACGCCACACGCAAAAATGGTGTATTACGAACCGGATGATAAAATAAGAATTCCGGCTTTGTCCATTGGAGTAAAATCGGCTGATGAACTGGAAAAACTGTTAAAAAGCCAGAAAGTTACCGCTAAACTGAATATGACCGCCCAATCCAAAGGCGACACCACCAATCCGAATATTATTGCTGAAATTCAGGGTAAAAAAGATTCTAAGGTAATTGTTTTGGGTGCGCAGCTCGATTCGTGGGATTTCGGAGAAGGAGCAATTGATGACGGAACCGGAGTTGCCCAGTGTATTGAAGTTTTAAGAACATTCAAAGCTTTAGGTCTTGAAAATAACCATACGATACGCGTTGTTTTCTATGCAAACAGTGAAAATGGCGGACAGGGGCGCGAAATGTATGCAGCGTACGTGAAGAAGAAAGATGAAAAGCACATTTTTGCACTGGGAACCGATGCAGGAGGCTATTCTCCGAGAGGATTTTCTTTAGATATGTCTCCGCAGAGAAGAAAACAGATCTTCGAATGGAAAAATTATTTCCTTCCTTACGGCGTTTACGATTTTGACCAGACAGAAGCCATTCAGGATATTTCTCCTTTAAAGAAAATGGATATTCCTTTGGCTGAGCTTGTGGTAGATACGCAAAGATATTTCGATTATCATCATTCCGAACAGGATACTTTTGATAAGGTGAACAAAAGAGAGCTTCTTCTCGGTGCGGTGGCAATGACGCAAATGATTTTTATGATTGATAAAAACTGGTAAATGAAAAAGATATTAGGAACAACTTTAACGCTTCTGGGCTTGGCGGTTTTTGGTCAGGCAAAAGAAGACTCCATACAGTTTGCAAAAATTTCTACGGAAATATTAAACAAAGGCAAAGCATACAATGAGCTGAGAGA
Encoded proteins:
- a CDS encoding DUF1015 domain-containing protein encodes the protein MPIFKPFRGIRPHKDYESTFPTHPLDNFTQEEIAEKAQVEDTYINMIKPYVVSKSKDIDRNLRKIRSTFEELMEEKKLVQDNSAYYLYEQIYPNKQVFRGLLGLASIEDFWNGKIKRHESTIPQKKEKLAHYLEKVNLQAEPVLLTYPANSKIELLMNHEEKNVPIFNHVDTKGIRHKIWRIDNRLKLQQFKEVIDQIDSFYIADGHHRIGSTALNAKHQKEKNKRHNGTEHYNFVYSFIVSNQSIKIHDYNRILTDLNGLSNEEFLKELEKYFLIHEKGETAYFPSQKFHISMYMDGKFYSLHVKHDLRSQEMSLDNLDHHLLDKYIFKDILKIEDPDSSEKISYVKGTSSIEGINQLKEKVDNGEGKAGFGIYPVSFNDMIKISDLKLSMPPKCTFIEPKLVTALLMYDMKP
- a CDS encoding M20/M25/M40 family metallo-hydrolase yields the protein MKKIFIIIPLFLGGFLFSQKKPLKKPVKKTAVGEKFNYHDEFKKISDEIMTNGTAYENLGQLTKGIGPRFSATPGYMRAVDWAEKKLKEIGIDMIWRMEAKAPVWIRGKESLQIKTTNGDWKNIRMLSFGNSEGTGGKDLTGEIVLINSASDLNAMSVGQLKDKIVFVNLPMDPKIINTSDSYLITAKSKLISASVIAKTGAKALIIRSLTTASDDTPHAKMVYYEPDDKIRIPALSIGVKSADELEKLLKSQKVTAKLNMTAQSKGDTTNPNIIAEIQGKKDSKVIVLGAQLDSWDFGEGAIDDGTGVAQCIEVLRTFKALGLENNHTIRVVFYANSENGGQGREMYAAYVKKKDEKHIFALGTDAGGYSPRGFSLDMSPQRRKQIFEWKNYFLPYGVYDFDQTEAIQDISPLKKMDIPLAELVVDTQRYFDYHHSEQDTFDKVNKRELLLGAVAMTQMIFMIDKNW
- a CDS encoding D-2-hydroxyacid dehydrogenase yields the protein MKVLANDGISKTGEQALKDAGIEVLDNRVAQDHVINFINENNVDVLLVRSATKVRQDLIDACPSLKIIGRGGIGMDNIDVEYAIDKGIYIINTPTASSKSVAELVFAHFFSLARFLHESNRLMPLEGETHFNAMKKSFSKAYELSGKTLGVIGFGSIGQEVAKMGISLGMKVKVLTRKPKTKVLSLEFFDGQSVNFEITSTNDMDEFLKDADFISLNTPKTNEYIIDTPQFEKMKDGVYIVNTARGGVMNEVSLIDFIESGKVAGAALDVFEKEPTPEVLLLMNPSLSLSPHVGGNTVDAQEKIGLELAEQIIKIKETIN